The following are encoded together in the bacterium genome:
- a CDS encoding Fic family protein, translated as MNVEICKKIRQKEGFTAYIPAAFPPKGIFNLPQKLLIKCAEADRLIGKLDGITHTLPDIEFFLKMYVAKDATSSAQIEGTKATMIDAIEMDAKIDVKQSDAQDILFYITAVNYGIKRIKEFSLSLRFIRELHSKLMTGARSTHFSDPGEFRHSQNWIGGTTPANASFVPPSINEMSIALNDFEKFLHDKESTLPLIQIALVHAQFETIHPFLDGNGRTGRLLITLLMYQRELLERPVLFLSSYFKKHQKIYYSKLNGYHNGEVDEWLNFFLDGVIEIATESIDVSKKIRQLRDDDMTKIQSLARRESESGVRVLSNLFANPIINTRIIMGWTGFTRAGAQKLIDRFVELDILETMDKKGVYDRKYTYRKYLDSFIM; from the coding sequence ATGAATGTCGAAATATGTAAAAAAATAAGGCAAAAAGAGGGCTTTACGGCCTATATTCCAGCCGCTTTTCCTCCAAAAGGCATATTTAATTTGCCTCAAAAACTTCTTATTAAGTGTGCCGAAGCGGATCGTTTAATTGGTAAGTTGGATGGTATAACGCATACGTTGCCCGATATTGAATTCTTTTTAAAAATGTATGTTGCTAAAGATGCGACTTCTTCGGCACAAATCGAAGGAACAAAAGCTACAATGATTGACGCGATAGAAATGGATGCCAAAATTGACGTAAAACAAAGCGATGCTCAGGATATTTTGTTTTATATTACGGCTGTTAACTATGGAATAAAAAGAATCAAAGAATTTTCCTTGTCTTTGCGGTTTATCCGCGAATTGCATTCTAAACTGATGACTGGAGCGCGTTCGACTCATTTTTCCGACCCGGGTGAATTTCGTCATTCGCAAAATTGGATAGGGGGGACTACGCCGGCCAATGCTTCTTTTGTGCCGCCGTCTATAAATGAAATGAGTATCGCATTGAATGATTTTGAAAAATTCTTGCATGATAAGGAATCAACACTTCCGCTTATACAGATTGCTTTAGTCCACGCGCAATTTGAAACTATTCATCCATTTTTGGACGGTAATGGTAGAACCGGCAGACTTTTAATTACACTTTTGATGTATCAACGCGAATTGTTGGAGCGACCAGTGCTGTTTTTATCATCTTATTTTAAAAAACACCAAAAAATTTACTACTCCAAATTAAACGGATATCACAATGGTGAAGTTGACGAATGGTTAAACTTTTTTCTCGATGGAGTTATAGAAATAGCAACTGAATCCATTGACGTATCAAAAAAAATTAGGCAATTGCGCGATGATGATATGACAAAAATTCAAAGTTTGGCAAGGCGAGAATCGGAAAGCGGGGTAAGGGTTTTATCCAATCTTTTCGCGAATCCCATTATTAACACAAGAATTATAATGGGATGGACGGGATTTACTCGTGCAGGAGCTCAAAAATTGATCGATCGTTTTGTTGAACTGGATATATTGGAAACTATGGATAAAAAAGGCGTGTATGATCGGAAATATACATATAGAAAATATTTAGATTCATTTATTATGTAA
- a CDS encoding Fe-Mn family superoxide dismutase gives MAYEAKDFSSLLGVKGLSENLLKAHFTLYQGYVANTNKLLDLLDTKEAGTPEYSELQRRFGWEWNGMRLHELYFENLSNESNELPGGKLRAKMEKIYGSLEQWEKNFAGVGMMRGIGWTILFYDELSGELFNVWINEHDAGHLAGAVPLLVMDVFEHAYLADYGIKRADYIEAFFKAIDWLAVEKRFNAKF, from the coding sequence ATGGCTTATGAAGCAAAAGATTTCTCCAGCCTGCTTGGCGTCAAAGGTTTAAGCGAAAATTTGCTTAAAGCGCATTTTACGCTTTATCAGGGCTACGTGGCAAATACGAATAAGCTTCTTGATCTTCTAGATACTAAAGAAGCGGGAACTCCCGAATATTCAGAGCTTCAAAGGCGCTTTGGATGGGAATGGAATGGTATGCGCTTACACGAGCTTTATTTCGAGAACCTATCCAATGAAAGTAATGAGCTCCCCGGCGGAAAATTGCGGGCGAAAATGGAAAAAATATACGGCAGTCTTGAACAATGGGAAAAGAATTTTGCCGGAGTTGGCATGATGCGCGGGATTGGCTGGACAATTCTTTTTTATGACGAACTTTCTGGAGAATTATTTAACGTCTGGATAAACGAGCATGATGCCGGGCATCTCGCCGGTGCTGTTCCTCTTCTGGTCATGGACGTATTCGAGCACGCGTATCTCGCGGACTATGGCATAAAGCGCGCGGATTATATTGAAGCGTTTTTTAAGGCGATCGACTGGCTGGCGGTTGAAAAAAGATTTAACGCAAAATTTTAA
- a CDS encoding MFS transporter has product MLLNKIIKYLTVADFALLSGFSLIAPIFAIFILNNIKGGNMEVVGFATAINVLVRAVLQLPIAKYLDKKRGDLDEYYFTIISTVLLAATPLLYLKISTPVELYAVQIIYAIGFAMNYPAWMSLFTRHAEREREGSQWAIYSAVTGVGAAAAAAIGGVIGERYGFPALFWLVFFVTMLGAISLLKIYEPLKAPHEHHKIKQKEAFEIKGSEIK; this is encoded by the coding sequence ATGTTATTAAATAAGATAATTAAATATTTGACAGTGGCCGACTTTGCATTATTGTCGGGATTTTCGCTGATTGCGCCGATATTCGCGATTTTTATTTTAAATAATATTAAGGGCGGAAATATGGAGGTGGTGGGTTTTGCTACCGCTATCAATGTGCTGGTGCGGGCGGTTTTACAGCTGCCAATTGCAAAATATTTGGACAAAAAACGCGGTGATTTAGACGAATATTATTTTACTATTATAAGTACAGTGCTTTTAGCCGCGACACCGCTTCTTTATTTAAAAATTTCAACGCCTGTTGAGCTTTATGCAGTTCAAATTATTTACGCAATCGGTTTTGCGATGAATTATCCGGCTTGGATGTCGCTTTTTACCCGTCATGCGGAACGAGAGCGCGAGGGATCGCAATGGGCAATATATTCTGCCGTAACAGGCGTAGGCGCGGCCGCGGCCGCGGCAATAGGAGGAGTAATCGGCGAAAGATATGGTTTTCCCGCTTTATTTTGGCTGGTTTTTTTCGTTACAATGTTAGGAGCAATCAGTCTTCTGAAAATTTACGAACCATTAAAGGCGCCTCACGAACATCATAAAATAAAGCAAAAAGAAGCTTTTGAAATAAAAGGGTCAGAAATAAAATAA
- a CDS encoding PGF-pre-PGF domain-containing protein, which yields MNKKNRKVKEMQRKIPSMMAIFILLAAVMAGIPGAIAAPIPTIEFTYVPPVGSYDNLQGKVTNVTPADYKVAVYIYVYGWWTKPYFASPITSIGSDGTWSCDITTGGSDQTATRVKAYLIPNGYNPPGMSGGGVFPAELSANAVAVVEYDRTVTPTPTPTPTPTPAAKIEITYMPPFGSIGNLGNLQGKVSNVNPADYKVAVYIYVSGWWTKPSFSSPLTSIQNNGVWETFITTGGSDQYATRVKAYLIPNGYTPPTMSGQQIFSDELEAKAVAKIEAPKRQERIINFSGRDWIVKYSAIPEGPGLNYFSDGTDSVRVDEQGQLHLKIIKVGNTWYSSEVISKDSLGYGEYIFYLASRADQIDKNVVLGMFTWDTFAPSFNHREIDIEISRWGQDANDNSQFVVQPWNRASNMHRFNADFAGNYSVHSFNWSDSKISFKSLRGLNVSSQNSSDLINSWDYMGSDIPPPGGENARINLWLFDPSNVLGKPPSDGKEVEVIIRKFKFVPQGSEIVLTPRIFVAKSASSATLPVGGGNASYSYKVVNTGDLTLSNITLIDDKCAPVVYADGDVNSNSQLETTETWNYACEKRINETTTNIVTATGNHSGSSVSDSDTATVTVAVPTPTPYKGGGSDSSTGSSGGGGSGVTSCEKFANIKKSFNNEVFVSVKSNPAVYKFKDLEIVKEAGFTPTYSEGLVTAKSEDLRGRSACVSVDAPSSTKVVYFNLWVGTSNYSSSSKIKDGFILFGMPKDLSDSDIGNIKLMFFKNGIWKDINYEKVEEGIYKAYVPGFGNFVLAEIFELKIVPVTPEEIEKIKSMQNANVPKETTKPLPVEPVNTPQQTPGFFLAGAILAIAFACIFGRKKNN from the coding sequence ATGAACAAAAAGAACAGAAAAGTAAAAGAAATGCAAAGAAAGATACCGTCAATGATGGCAATCTTTATTTTGCTGGCAGCCGTGATGGCAGGCATTCCAGGCGCAATTGCGGCACCAATCCCGACAATCGAATTCACTTATGTTCCGCCAGTTGGGAGTTATGATAATTTGCAAGGGAAAGTGACAAATGTTACCCCGGCGGATTATAAAGTCGCGGTCTACATCTATGTATACGGATGGTGGACAAAACCATATTTTGCATCGCCAATAACATCTATTGGCAGTGATGGAACGTGGTCTTGCGATATAACAACCGGTGGTTCCGATCAAACTGCGACGAGAGTTAAGGCATATTTGATTCCGAATGGATATAATCCACCCGGCATGAGTGGAGGAGGAGTATTTCCTGCCGAATTAAGCGCAAATGCAGTTGCCGTTGTCGAGTATGACAGAACTGTTACACCCACGCCAACACCCACGCCAACACCCACGCCCGCGGCAAAAATAGAAATAACATATATGCCGCCATTTGGTAGCATTGGTAACTTAGGTAACTTACAAGGAAAAGTTTCCAATGTAAATCCGGCGGATTATAAAGTTGCTGTTTACATTTATGTAAGCGGATGGTGGACAAAACCCAGTTTTAGTTCGCCACTGACATCGATTCAAAATAATGGTGTTTGGGAAACCTTTATAACAACCGGTGGTTCCGATCAGTATGCGACGAGAGTTAAGGCATATTTGATTCCGAATGGATATACTCCTCCAACAATGAGCGGGCAGCAAATATTTTCAGATGAACTGGAAGCAAAAGCAGTTGCCAAAATTGAAGCTCCTAAGAGACAGGAGAGGATAATAAACTTTTCCGGACGTGATTGGATAGTGAAATACAGCGCTATTCCAGAGGGTCCGGGATTGAATTATTTCTCTGACGGCACTGACAGTGTTCGAGTTGACGAACAAGGCCAGTTGCACTTGAAAATAATCAAAGTAGGAAACACCTGGTATAGTTCCGAAGTGATATCGAAAGATTCTCTCGGATATGGCGAGTACATTTTCTATCTTGCCAGCAGGGCCGACCAGATTGACAAGAATGTCGTGTTAGGAATGTTTACTTGGGATACTTTTGCTCCATCGTTTAATCATCGTGAGATAGATATCGAAATCTCAAGGTGGGGACAGGATGCCAATGATAATTCCCAATTTGTGGTACAACCTTGGAATAGAGCTAGCAATATGCACAGGTTCAATGCGGACTTTGCCGGAAATTATTCGGTGCACTCCTTTAATTGGAGCGATTCGAAGATCAGCTTCAAGAGTTTAAGAGGACTAAATGTTTCTTCTCAAAATTCTTCCGATCTGATCAACTCCTGGGATTATATGGGCAGCGATATTCCGCCTCCGGGTGGAGAAAATGCGCGCATAAACTTATGGCTGTTTGATCCGTCCAATGTTTTGGGCAAGCCACCGTCTGACGGCAAAGAAGTCGAGGTGATCATCAGAAAATTTAAGTTTGTTCCCCAAGGATCCGAGATCGTCTTAACCCCGAGGATATTTGTCGCTAAAAGCGCCAGTTCGGCAACTCTTCCTGTTGGAGGAGGAAATGCCAGCTACTCTTATAAAGTAGTGAATACGGGAGATTTGACCCTGTCAAATATAACGCTTATTGACGATAAGTGCGCGCCGGTTGTTTATGCCGATGGCGACGTAAATTCCAATTCACAGCTTGAAACTACGGAAACGTGGAATTATGCTTGCGAAAAAAGAATAAACGAAACAACGACAAATATAGTGACGGCCACAGGAAACCATAGCGGATCTTCGGTATCAGATAGCGATACAGCCACAGTGACAGTTGCAGTCCCGACACCCACGCCGTATAAAGGAGGAGGCAGCGATTCTTCTACTGGCAGTAGCGGAGGCGGTGGAAGCGGAGTTACGTCTTGCGAAAAATTTGCAAATATAAAAAAGAGCTTCAATAACGAAGTGTTTGTTTCTGTCAAGTCAAATCCTGCTGTCTATAAGTTTAAGGATTTGGAAATAGTGAAAGAAGCAGGGTTTACACCGACCTATTCCGAAGGGTTAGTAACTGCCAAAAGCGAGGATCTCCGAGGAAGGTCAGCATGTGTCTCGGTCGACGCTCCCAGTAGCACAAAAGTTGTTTATTTCAACCTTTGGGTTGGTACAAGCAATTATAGTAGTTCAAGCAAGATCAAAGACGGTTTTATCTTGTTTGGAATGCCGAAAGATCTGTCTGATAGCGATATCGGGAACATCAAGCTGATGTTTTTCAAAAATGGTATATGGAAAGACATAAATTACGAAAAAGTTGAAGAAGGAATTTATAAAGCATATGTACCAGGATTCGGAAATTTCGTTTTGGCGGAGATATTCGAATTGAAGATCGTTCCTGTAACTCCGGAAGAGATAGAAAAAATTAAATCAATGCAGAATGCCAACGTTCCTAAAGAAACAACGAAGCCTTTGCCTGTTGAACCAGTCAATACTCCCCAGCAAACGCCAGGGTTTTTCTTGGCAGGTGCAATTCTGGCAATAGCTTTCGCCTGTATCTTTGGAAGAAAGAAAAATAATTAA
- a CDS encoding cysteine desulfurase family protein — translation MSKKHIYLDNAATTPVDPAVLKEMMPYFSKKFGNPFSVHSFGQEAKVAIDNAREQVAKFLGASAEEVFFTSGATESNNWSVNGVLSKIRSSFTEKNPQNAFVPHIIISAFEHHCVLNTSLAAQKSGVKLTEIKPNKDGVVSAGDVARSITNETVLVSIMYVNNEVGTIQPIKEIGEVIKKAKTERLVYGNKNPLYFHVDAVQAANYLDCNVDHLGVDLLSLSAHKFYGPKGTGILYVRRGTRVGPSQHGGEQESNLRAGTHNVPGIVGLGKAISLIEKHKKGLAKMKKLRDKLINEVLKIEGSQLNGSREFRTPNNANFSFRGIEGESLIISLDMAGIAASTGSACSSASLEPSHVLTAMGIPPEVAHASLRLTLGKDTTEQEINYVIKTLPSIIERLRKISGR, via the coding sequence ATGTCCAAAAAACATATATATTTAGATAATGCCGCCACCACTCCGGTGGATCCGGCGGTTTTAAAAGAAATGATGCCGTATTTTTCAAAAAAATTCGGCAATCCTTTTAGCGTGCATTCTTTTGGGCAGGAAGCGAAAGTGGCGATAGACAACGCCAGAGAGCAAGTGGCGAAATTCCTTGGCGCCAGCGCGGAAGAAGTTTTTTTCACAAGCGGCGCGACCGAATCCAATAATTGGTCGGTAAATGGAGTTCTAAGCAAGATCAGATCAAGTTTTACGGAAAAAAATCCGCAAAATGCTTTTGTTCCCCATATTATTATTTCCGCTTTTGAACATCACTGCGTCTTGAACACTTCTCTCGCGGCGCAAAAATCCGGCGTAAAATTGACCGAGATCAAGCCGAACAAGGACGGCGTTGTCAGTGCCGGCGATGTCGCAAGATCAATTACGAATGAAACAGTTTTAGTTTCCATTATGTATGTGAACAACGAGGTCGGGACGATCCAACCGATAAAAGAGATCGGCGAAGTTATTAAAAAAGCCAAGACCGAGCGCCTGGTGTATGGAAATAAAAATCCGCTTTATTTCCACGTTGACGCGGTACAGGCCGCCAATTATCTTGATTGCAACGTGGATCATCTGGGCGTGGATCTGCTTTCTTTGTCAGCGCATAAATTTTACGGGCCGAAAGGCACGGGAATTCTCTATGTCCGCCGCGGTACGCGGGTCGGGCCAAGCCAGCATGGCGGCGAACAGGAAAGCAATTTGCGCGCCGGCACGCACAACGTGCCCGGGATCGTGGGATTGGGAAAAGCGATAAGCTTGATCGAAAAACACAAGAAAGGTCTGGCAAAAATGAAAAAACTCCGCGATAAATTGATCAACGAAGTCTTGAAAATTGAAGGCAGCCAGCTCAACGGTTCACGCGAATTTCGCACCCCCAACAATGCCAATTTCAGTTTTCGCGGCATAGAAGGGGAAAGCTTGATAATTTCGCTCGATATGGCCGGCATCGCCGCTTCGACGGGCTCTGCCTGCTCTTCGGCGAGTCTCGAGCCATCCCACGTTTTAACCGCAATGGGAATTCCGCCCGAAGTCGCTCATGCCAGTTTGCGCCTGACTCTGGGAAAAGACACAACCGAACAGGAAATAAACTACGTGATAAAAACATTGCCGTCCATCATTGAGCGGCTAAGGAAAATTTCAGGAAGATAA
- a CDS encoding site-specific DNA-methyltransferase has product MVFADPPYLLSNGGFTVHAGRRVSVNKGEWDKSNGLKKDFEFHLEWIQAVRRVLKPQGTLWISGTYHSIYQCGFALQVAGFHVLNDIAWFKPNASPNLSCRFFTASHETLIWARKDKKAKHIFNYDLMKNGTWPEDALKKPGLQMRSVWSMGTPKPIEKKFGKHPTQKPEDLLKRIVLASTNKGDLILDPFTGSSTTGIAAYLFGRKFIGIDLDKKFLDVSIKRFEELDKNLKNKKPK; this is encoded by the coding sequence ATGGTTTTCGCTGATCCGCCTTATCTTCTTTCTAACGGTGGTTTCACTGTTCACGCCGGGCGGCGCGTTAGTGTAAATAAAGGCGAATGGGATAAAAGTAATGGACTGAAGAAAGATTTTGAATTTCACCTCGAATGGATACAAGCTGTCAGACGTGTATTAAAGCCGCAAGGCACGCTTTGGATTAGTGGAACTTATCACTCGATTTATCAATGCGGATTTGCGCTTCAAGTCGCGGGATTCCATGTTCTTAATGATATTGCGTGGTTTAAACCGAATGCATCGCCGAATCTTAGTTGCCGTTTTTTTACTGCTAGTCACGAAACACTTATTTGGGCTAGAAAAGATAAAAAAGCAAAGCATATTTTTAATTATGATTTAATGAAAAATGGTACTTGGCCGGAAGATGCGCTAAAGAAGCCGGGACTTCAAATGCGTTCAGTTTGGTCCATGGGAACGCCTAAACCAATCGAAAAGAAGTTTGGTAAGCATCCAACGCAAAAACCCGAAGATTTATTAAAAAGAATTGTGCTAGCAAGCACAAACAAAGGCGATCTTATTCTCGATCCTTTTACTGGAAGTTCAACAACGGGGATTGCGGCATATTTGTTCGGCAGAAAATTTATTGGTATAGATCTTGATAAAAAGTTTTTAGATGTATCAATAAAACGATTCGAGGAGTTAGATAAAAATTTGAAAAATAAAAAGCCAAAATGA
- a CDS encoding FAD-dependent oxidoreductase, producing MIYDLIILGAGSAGLAASIYASYHKLNHLVIGDVVGGTAIGAAHIKNYPGTESISGVELMQRFQHHAESLGGKIIPAKIAGLEKKGDLFEVSADEQSYQTKSLIVALGTRRRKMNIPGEEKLLGKGVSYCATCDSMFFKNKTVAVVGGGNSAAMAATLLAEYANKVFLIYRGAELKCQPVTTDHLKVNPKVTIIYNTNVLEIIGDKKVESITFDKEYQGSKIIKTDGIFAEIGAMPSSDLLKKLGVILNENGYVVVDQWGKTNIAGVYAAGDIISNTPGFNQVVTASADGATAVNAVYKYLKEIKK from the coding sequence ATGATCTACGATCTTATCATCCTCGGCGCGGGTTCGGCGGGGCTCGCCGCTTCGATCTATGCCTCTTATCACAAACTGAATCATTTGGTGATCGGTGATGTTGTCGGTGGCACTGCCATAGGAGCCGCGCATATTAAAAATTATCCGGGAACGGAATCGATTAGCGGAGTTGAATTAATGCAGCGCTTTCAGCACCACGCTGAAAGTTTGGGTGGAAAAATTATTCCGGCCAAGATAGCTGGTCTGGAAAAAAAGGGAGATCTTTTTGAAGTTAGCGCGGATGAACAATCATATCAAACTAAATCTTTGATCGTTGCTCTTGGCACTCGCCGGAGAAAAATGAATATTCCCGGAGAAGAAAAGCTTTTGGGAAAAGGGGTAAGCTATTGCGCCACCTGCGATTCAATGTTTTTTAAAAATAAAACTGTGGCGGTGGTCGGCGGAGGAAATTCAGCCGCCATGGCCGCTACTCTTTTGGCGGAGTACGCCAACAAAGTATTTTTGATCTATCGCGGCGCTGAATTAAAATGCCAGCCTGTCACGACGGATCATCTGAAAGTAAATCCCAAAGTTACCATAATTTACAATACGAATGTTTTGGAAATAATCGGGGATAAAAAAGTGGAAAGCATTACTTTCGATAAGGAATATCAAGGCAGTAAGATAATAAAAACTGATGGAATTTTTGCGGAAATCGGCGCGATGCCAAGTTCGGATTTGCTGAAAAAGCTAGGAGTGATATTAAACGAAAATGGCTATGTTGTGGTTGATCAGTGGGGGAAGACCAATATTGCCGGCGTTTACGCGGCAGGGGATATAATCAGCAATACGCCCGGTTTTAACCAGGTCGTTACCGCCTCGGCCGATGGCGCGACCGCAGTAAACGCGGTTTATAAATATTTGAAAGAAATTAAAAAATAA
- a CDS encoding ZIP family metal transporter, whose protein sequence is MQYAAVWLYTIASLLLVSSISLIGVFFLSFNEKKLKKFLIFLVSFAVGALFGDAFIHLIPESFEKLGSSLATSMLILSGIFIFFALEKFVRWRHCHIPTSDHHTHPLATMNLIGDAVHNLVDGMLIGASYIVSIPLGISTTIAIVLHEIPQEIGEFGVLLHSGMPARKALFLNFLSALFALFGGVITLLISSRIENFALYLLPITAGGFIYIAGSDLMPELQHETKVSASIYQFLSILLGIGMLALLTLVG, encoded by the coding sequence ATGCAATATGCGGCAGTGTGGCTCTATACAATCGCTAGCTTGCTCCTAGTGAGCTCTATTTCGCTTATTGGAGTTTTTTTCCTTTCTTTCAATGAGAAAAAATTAAAAAAATTCCTTATCTTCCTGGTCAGCTTTGCGGTAGGAGCGCTTTTCGGAGACGCTTTTATCCATCTGATCCCGGAATCTTTTGAAAAACTCGGTTCCAGCCTCGCGACCTCTATGCTAATCTTGTCCGGAATTTTTATTTTTTTCGCTCTGGAAAAATTCGTCCGGTGGCGCCACTGCCATATTCCCACATCCGATCATCACACGCATCCTCTGGCGACAATGAACCTGATCGGAGACGCCGTCCACAATCTTGTTGACGGGATGCTTATCGGCGCGAGCTATATAGTCAGCATTCCCTTGGGCATCTCAACCACCATCGCCATAGTTTTACATGAAATACCCCAGGAAATCGGCGAATTCGGCGTGCTTCTTCATAGCGGCATGCCTGCCAGGAAAGCTTTGTTCTTGAATTTCCTATCGGCGCTATTCGCTCTTTTCGGCGGCGTGATCACTCTACTAATATCTTCCCGCATCGAAAACTTCGCCTTGTATCTTCTTCCAATAACCGCCGGAGGATTTATCTATATCGCCGGATCCGATCTGATGCCCGAGCTTCAGCACGAAACCAAAGTTTCAGCCTCGATCTATCAATTTCTATCCATCCTTTTGGGAATTGGAATGCTGGCGCTGCTAACTTTAGTAGGGTAA
- a CDS encoding C39 family peptidase, translated as MIKNKLKIPFYRQRNEFACGPAALQMIFSFLGKFKKQDNLARALHTTKAGTYHSSLIEEARKEDFFCYVNNKSTIHEVRHFINLGLPVVVNYNEPSTNDSHYAVVVGYDRNKLILNDPWNGKNFKMPENEFILRWHDYLNKHTCKKWIMVVSKKDFHLGKQYFPYSCSKK; from the coding sequence ATGATAAAAAATAAATTAAAAATTCCTTTTTATCGCCAGAGAAATGAATTTGCGTGCGGTCCGGCAGCGCTTCAGATGATTTTTTCTTTTTTGGGAAAATTCAAGAAACAAGATAATTTAGCGAGGGCTTTGCATACGACAAAGGCAGGTACATACCATTCAAGCTTGATCGAAGAAGCGAGGAAGGAAGATTTTTTTTGCTACGTCAATAATAAATCCACTATTCACGAAGTCAGGCATTTTATAAATCTGGGTTTGCCGGTTGTGGTTAATTACAACGAACCGTCAACGAATGACAGCCATTATGCGGTAGTGGTCGGCTACGACAGGAACAAGCTCATTTTAAATGATCCATGGAACGGAAAAAATTTTAAAATGCCTGAAAATGAATTTATTTTAAGATGGCACGATTACTTGAACAAGCATACCTGTAAAAAATGGATAATGGTTGTTTCAAAAAAAGATTTTCATCTGGGAAAACAATATTTTCCATATTCTTGCTCAAAAAAATAA
- a CDS encoding Glu/Leu/Phe/Val dehydrogenase has translation MQNNTNPYQSALTQLTIAAGVLKINKDILEILKVPKRVLRVFIPVRMDDGSIKNFEGFRVQHNDARGPFKGGIRFSPIVSMDEVMALAMWMTWKTAVVGIPYGGAKGGVIVDTKKLSKGELERLSRGYVRSTHKFIGPNIDVPAPDMYTTPEIMAWMANEYSRIVGENTPASFTGKPVEVGGSLGRADSTSVGGVYVLEEALKKIKKEKKHITVAIQGMGNVGANAAKILFNEDCNIVAVSDSKGGIVSESEGKGLNIEEVLKYKEKTGSVAGFPKTKAITNEELLILNVDVLIPAALENQITVKNAKDIKAKIVLELANGPTTPEADKILDAKGILLIPDILANAGGVLVSYFEWVQNRTGYYWDETEVNEKLKKQMIKSFSDVWERKEKYKVDTRTAANILALERVVKAMKLRGV, from the coding sequence ATGCAAAATAATACCAATCCCTATCAAAGCGCTTTGACTCAGCTCACGATCGCAGCCGGAGTTTTGAAGATCAACAAAGATATTTTGGAAATTTTAAAAGTGCCGAAAAGAGTTCTCAGGGTATTTATTCCGGTCAGAATGGACGATGGCAGTATTAAAAATTTTGAAGGATTCAGGGTTCAGCACAATGACGCGCGCGGGCCTTTTAAAGGCGGCATTAGGTTTTCGCCGATAGTTTCCATGGATGAAGTAATGGCGCTGGCAATGTGGATGACCTGGAAGACAGCGGTGGTGGGAATTCCTTATGGCGGAGCCAAAGGCGGAGTTATCGTTGATACAAAAAAACTTTCCAAAGGCGAACTGGAAAGATTATCCCGCGGCTATGTGCGCTCAACGCACAAATTTATCGGGCCGAATATCGATGTGCCGGCGCCGGATATGTATACTACGCCGGAAATTATGGCCTGGATGGCCAATGAATATTCAAGAATTGTCGGAGAAAATACGCCGGCATCTTTTACCGGCAAGCCGGTGGAAGTCGGCGGATCGTTGGGCCGGGCCGATTCCACATCAGTTGGCGGGGTTTATGTCTTGGAAGAAGCGCTAAAGAAAATCAAGAAAGAAAAAAAGCATATCACGGTCGCGATCCAGGGAATGGGAAATGTCGGCGCCAATGCGGCCAAGATTTTGTTCAATGAAGATTGCAATATTGTGGCGGTTTCCGATTCCAAGGGCGGCATAGTTTCGGAATCGGAAGGCAAGGGATTGAATATCGAAGAAGTTTTGAAATATAAAGAAAAAACCGGTTCGGTGGCCGGATTTCCCAAAACCAAAGCAATAACCAACGAAGAATTATTGATTTTGAACGTGGATGTTTTGATTCCGGCGGCGCTGGAAAACCAGATCACGGTCAAAAATGCCAAAGATATAAAAGCGAAAATCGTATTGGAATTGGCAAATGGCCCGACTACTCCGGAAGCGGATAAGATCCTGGACGCCAAAGGAATACTTTTGATTCCCGATATTTTAGCCAATGCCGGCGGAGTCTTGGTGAGTTATTTTGAATGGGTGCAAAATCGAACGGGTTATTATTGGGACGAAACGGAGGTTAACGAAAAATTAAAAAAGCAAATGATAAAATCATTTAGCGATGTTTGGGAAAGAAAAGAGAAATATAAGGTTGACACTCGCACAGCGGCAAATATTTTGGCGCTGGAAAGAGTGGTTAAGGCGATGAAGCTACGCGGGGTGTAA